The DNA region GAGGCGGCATATCTCGGCGTTCCATTTGTCGTACGGACCGGTGCCGGTGCCAAGATGCGGCCCCATTTTTATCGACGGATCGACCTTCTTCATAAGGCTCTCGCACGCGAGATAATAGTCGGCATACTGCTGTACGGTAAATTTCTTGAACGGCTTTACATCGTGATTGCCGTGATCTTCTTCGTTGCCGATCTCAAAGTATCTCACCCGATACGGTTCCTTGTGTCCCCACTGCGCGCGCTTCATGGCCCATGGGTGATCGGGCGTTGCCGGGGCATTGAGATATTCCACAAGTTCGGCCTTATCCTCCGGTGTGCCGACATACACGGCGACGTTCATGAGCGGCTCGCATCCGACGGCGCGGCAGTACGTCATGAATTCGTCGATGCCGAAGGTGTAGTCGGGGCGTTCATCGAGGGGGCCGACCGTTCTTTTCCAGTCGAAATTGTGCACGAGACAGCCGCCGGGATAGCGCATGATCTTCATCCCGATCTCCTTTGAGAACCGTACTGCATCGGGTACCGGCACTTTGTTCTTTTTATCCCAGAGCCCGCTCCCGGTTCGCCCCTGGGAATTCGAATGCGGGCCGAAAACGAATTGGCCTTCAGCGGCTTCCACATTATGACCGAATACGAGCGGATTGACCGCGCCGATGACTTTCCCCGCGTCGACGGTTATGACGCCGTGCGGCATATCGTCACCATAGGCCACACACAGTGCGAAGCATGGCACGAGCGCTGCTGAAATGAACCGATTCATGATGTCTCCTTCGCTTCTTCATTGATCTCGGGATATATCGTCGTGAGGCATTCTCATTTCGTGCTTTACCGGAAATTGAACGCTGTCATCGAATGGGCGGGAAGCACGACGGTGAACGCCCCGCCTGCAATGCCTTCCACCGGAGCGCCGCTCACGATCTCTTTTGTCGTTTCCTTTTTGGGATCTTTGTTGTCAAGCGACTCCGCGTTCACCTGCCACATCTTTCCCCGCGAGATCCCCGCACCCTTCACGCTGATACGCGTCGTTATATCGCTTACCATGCTTTTGTTGAATACCATGAGGCAGAGCGTCTTCCCGTCCGCGGAACGGCTTGCGCTCGCCGTGAGGAGGCGGTAGGGCTGTTCCCGCTTACGCGCAATGCGCAGGTCCTTGATCTCGACGTTCGCAGAAACGCCTGTGTCCGACTTTCCGCGTATGCGGCCGGTCAATACAACGCCGGATGCATCCGGCAGCGTATTGTATTCGATGCTGAACGCATTCCATTCGCCCGCCGATTCGATGCCTTCAATGGCTTTGGCGGATTTCGTAGCGCCCCATCCCCGGCTGTCCATGATCCCCACGCCGAGTATGAAATCGCCCGAGCTTCCGACGGTGCGCGCCTTGAACGTGAGCACGTACGTCGAAGCAGGAGAGAGGGCAGCGGAGGCGAATAACGGATAATCATCGCTTTTTGCGTTCTTTATCTGCATGGTGATCGAGTCTTTTCCGGTGACACGGAATGCGCATGTTTCAGCGGTCTGGTCCGTAAGAACGATATCCGGATCGTCGATGGCATTCGCGATCGCCGGTGAATAGCGCGGTGATTCAACAGTAAGGCCAAGAAGCTCGGACCCGAAATGTTCGCCCCAGAGCCGGAACGTGTAGTATGCAGGGAGCGTCGTCCATCCGGAAGCGGACTTGCGGACAAAACCCCAAAAACCGCCGATGAAATGCCAGTATTCGGCCATGAAGATGTTGTTCTTCGGCTCAAGCATGTACCGGACATAATCGGCACAGAAGAGGGCGGCTCCGTATGAGAAGCGGAGTTCGTGATTCCCGCCATTGTACTCGGTTATCGCCATCGGTATGTCCTTCCCCGCGTTCTTCCTGATGACCTCGCGGTATTCGGTGAGCCGTTCAGCGCCGATGTCGGGCGACCGCATGAACATATCCACGGGCGGCAGATAGGTATGTATCGCAATGAGGTCCGCCTTGTCTTTGACGATGGAGAACACTTTTGCGTTCCACGGATCTGACGGCGGTGTGCCCGTGCCTGCATGCACGCTCATCTTAATGGAAGGATCGATCGCTTTCATCGATCGGACGCAGCGGAGAAAATAATCGGCATACTTCTCAGCCGTGAATTTCTGGAACGGTTTCACATTATGATTGCCGTGGTCTTCCTCATTGCCTATCTCAAAGTATTTGATGCCGTACGGTTCCTTATGCCCCCACTGGGCACGCTTCATCGCCCAGGGGTGTTCGGGCGTTGCCGGGGCATTGCAGTATTCAACGAGCTCTGCCTTGTCCTCGGGCGTCCCGACATAGACGGCTACCGTCATAAGCGGCTCGGCACCGACGGCACGGCAGTATTCCACGAGCTCATCGATGCCGAATGCGAAATTCGGGCGTTCATCGTACGGGCCCACGGCTTTTTTCCAGTCAAAATTATGGACAAGACATCCGCCGGGGTAGCGCATCATCTTCATGCCGATATCTTTCGAGAATTGCACGATCTCGGGGGTCGGTTTTCTTTCCGCAATATTCCAGATGCCGTCCGCGTCCGATTTCGGACTCGGTTTGGTCGAAAAAATATCCTTGCCGTCAGCCGCTTCAAGATTATGCCCAAAGATGAACGGGTTAACCGAACCGCGTGCCTTGTCGGCCTCTATCACAATGCTGCCGGAGAGATCCTCCCGCTTCGGCGTTATCATAAAGCTTTTCTCGGGGGCTTTGCCTTCGACACGTACGGAGAGGTCATCGAACCATACCGTGCCGGTGACCGATTCGAGCCCCAGCATGAGCGATGCCTTCATCGTCTCATGCGGTACGTTCACGATGAACTGTACGCGCTGCCAGTCAAAGCTCTCGGTACCGATAGTCGCCTGCGGCCAGTCCTTTTTGTCCGCGGTCTGCCAATAAAGCAGCACCTTGATGCCGTTATACGATTTCGGCTTTGCGCTCACGTTCTCTGCTTTGACCTGCGCAGTAATGACGATCTTCCTGCCTTTATACTTTTCCGCATCGAGCGTATAGGTCAGCTTATTATCGCCTGCCTGCGTCATTACGCGCATCACTGTGCCGCGGTCGGACTTTTCAAGCGTATACGTTCCGTCCTTCCAGCGCTCTGCAACGGAAGCAGCATTCTCGAAATCCTCGGTAAAAAGCGTTGTCTGTGCCATACAGAAACCTGCGAGTATTATTGAAATGAAAATACTTCTGAGCATTGTCTTACTCCGCTCCCCTTTCCCTTCTCAGACGTGCGCCTTTGGCGCAGCTGGCGGCATAGCCGCACGGGGGATAGGGGTCTATTCTGTTACCGCGACCTTAACATTATCGAACCACGCTTTACCGCTCACAAGCTCAAGCCCGAGCGTGAGTTCGAGCTTCGTTGTGTTCTCAGGGACGGCCACCGTGAACGAGACGTCCTTCCACCCGAAACTTCCGCCGGGGAGGTTCTGCTGGAGATAATCCTTCTTGCCGTCGGACTTGGAAACGACGAGCATGTATTTGATGCCGTTATGGGATTTCGGGGGCTCGCTCACATTCTCCGCCTTGACCTTCGCGGTACAGACGGTCTTTTTCCCTTTCATCGCATCAACAGGCAGCAGGGCGACGGTGCTTTTGCTTTTTGATGCATCATTGTTGTCGATGGCGAGTGCCATGCCCGACACGCCCTGTTCAAGCGAATAGATCTTCTGCGCGAACGCTTTCGGGGCGCCGTTATCAAAATCCTCGTCGATGAACACGCCCGCGGGGAGGGTTTTCGGCGCGACGGTCTTCGGCGGCTCCGCTTTTGTCTCGGTCTTCGCGTCTGCAGGCGGCGGTACGTTCTTCATCCATTTCGCCGCGTCCGGGTACTTCGGCTTCTCGTTCTTCGCGAACCATGAGAGGAGTGCTTCCTTCCGTGCGGTCGTCGCTGCGGGGTGATGCACATCTTTATTGACCGGCGCATCGGCATGCTCCACGCTCCAGCCGGGCCACTCGCGGAAGGCGTGATATGTCCAATCCCAGCCGTACCCTTCGAAAATGTCGATAACGTCCGAGAGATACTGCGCGGCCCCCGGCGCCCAGCGCACCGCGCTGAATTCGCCCACATAGATGTGCGCATTATAGGCGAGCTGGAAATCGCGCACCGGCTTCAATATTTCCCGGAGCACTTCCTTATCGAACATTTTTTTGTTTATCATCCCGGGGTAGACGATCCCGGTAGTGGTGTTGTATATGCCCTGATGTGTGAATTCCCCCGGCTCGTACATATGCACCTGATAGACGATGTTCGGTACATTGACAGGCATCATTTCGACAAAGCCGCGCGGTGAGTCCCACTCGAGCACCTCGACGATGATGGGCATGTTCGCATCGATGGCCCGTATCGCTTTTGCCGCGCGCGTCTGTGTTGCGTGATAATCCATGCCGGCGGGGGCCGGTTTCGTTTCCACCGGCTCGTTCACAAGGTCATATCCCCATATCGCGGGGTGGCCCTTGAAGCGTTTCGCGAAACGCTCCCACACTTTCACGAAATGATCGTTATATCGCTGCTCATAGAACATGCGCATGCTTCTGTCATCCAGTCTCCCGCCGGGGGGCGAATGGAGATCGACGACGACCTTGAATCCCCAGGTGAGCGCCGCATTGAGCAGACGGTCGAGATCGGTCATTTCTTCCTCTATCCAGGTGTCATATTCGGCGAGTTCAAGATCGGTGTTCGCCGCGCCCCATTTCCTTGTCATCTGATATCGCACGAGATTCGCCTTCCATTCGCTGCCGAAGACGCGGAAATCCTCGTCCTTTACGGTGTTCGGCGACATGGCGCCGCGCAGACGCGGGATGTCATGACCCTTGTACATCGGCGGCGGATCGGCCATCGGTGCCGGGCGGACGGGCGGACGGCCTTTGAGCACGACGATCCTGATATCGTCGAACCACACCGCGCCCGTGCACGATTCCAAGCCGAGATAGACCTCGGCACTTTCAATATCTTCATCAATGGCCTGTGTGAACGAAAGCTCTTTCCAGTCGAATGTGCCGAATACATCGCCTTGATTCTGATAGGATTCACGGCCGGGTGTCTTGAAGTGGAGCATCCATTTTATACCGTTATACGACTGGGGGGGCTTGGTGACATTGTTCGCTTTTGCCTTGCAATAGAGCAATATTTTCAAACCGCGATAGGGCGTAAGATCGATGGGCATCATGATCTTATGGTGTCCTGGTGCTTCTCCCGCCGGCGTTTCCACCTTGAGGCACATGCTGCCGTCGGGACCTTCCGGCACCCATGTCGCGAACGATGCTTCGCTCCATTTTGACCGCTCGGCATCGTTATTGAAGCTCATGGAAAGCACACTATCGCCCGATTTCGGCTCCGGGGCAGCGATGGCATATATCGCGGCGAATAGAGACACTGACAGGATGATTTTCCTCATTAAAACAGCTCCTTGGGTGCAGGGGATACATCGGACCGTTGATAAGGATATGTCAAAACGGTAAAAATCTCTAGGTAAAAATTAAGAATTATGCGGATAAAATTAAGGGGGATCGTGAACGCATGGGGATGCGGTCCTAACCCTTTCTGCGGCGCTCTGTCTTTCCCTTCTTTCGCACCGAGAACCCGAATTGTCCGATCAATTTTCCCACCTCGTAATACCGCCCATGCGAAAAGCAGATAGGTGCTGTGTCATGAAAGCGGAACACGCCGGTCTTTGGATTGATGCATGCGCTGTCTACCTGCACGGCGGCCACCTTCGCGATGAACATATGATGCGTTCCGAGCTTCATCATATCGGTGACCGTGCATTCGATGTTCACCGGCGATTCTTCGATGATCGGCGCGGTCACGGCGGAGGCTGTGCGCGGCGTCAGTTTCATTTCCTTGAATTTATCGACGTCGCGGCCGCTTTTCACCCCGCACCAGTCGGCGGCGAAGGCCAGGGCGCGCGTTGTCAGATTGATGACGAACGCCTTATGCGCACTGATGATGCCGTAGGAGTGGCGTTCGGGACGGATGGAGATGGAGCACATCGGCGGGTCAGAACAGATCGTCCCCGCCCATGCAACGGTTATGATATTATACTCTTCACGCCGCGCGCCGACGCTCACCATGACGGCGGGAAGCGGATAGAGGAGCGTTCCCGGTTTCCAGAGCGCTTTCGATCTCATACGCCCGAGAGCTTTTTCACCGGTTCGGCATCGATCGTGTATCGGCGTATCTCGTCCTCAAGCTTCGCTATCGATTCTGTCGTCTTAGAAGTGAGCTTCAGTATCTCCTGAATGGCGGTGTTGACCTCGACCGCACCCGAGCCCATCTCGTTCATGCTCGTCTGGATCTCCCCGGACAGATGCTTAAGTTCACCCACCGAGTCCGTCGTGGTCTTGGCGAACGATTCGAAGGAGCCGAACTCGCTCTTCATGGCGGAGAGCGCGCGGGTTATTTCCTCATACGATTTTTTCACCGTACCGGTGATCGAGGAGATCGATGCGATGGCAGAGAGCATCTCGGAGGCGCCGGAGGACTGCTCGTCCGCGGCATGTTTGACCTGTGCGACGATGCCCGAGAGGTTCTGCGATTCGGCGGATACGATGCTGAAATTCCTGCCGGTCTCCTCAAGGTCGCGTGCGGTCGTCTTTATGTTCTGCTCGATGGCCTTAAGCGATTTCTTCGCCTCATCGGCCTGCTTGTTCGATATGTCCGAGAGCTTGCGTATCTCTTCTGCGACCACCGCAAAGCCCTTGCCCTGCTCTCCCGCATGCGCCGCTTCTATCGCCGCGTTCATGGCGAGGAGATTCGTCTGTGCAGCGACATTGGATATCATGCCGACGAATTCGTTTATGATGCCCACCGCGGTGAGTACGCCGCTCATGTTCTGTGTGGTCTTCTCCATGAGATGTTTGCTGCTCTCGGAGACCGTGGAGAGCTCTGTTGCGGTCACGTTCGCCTTGTCGGCGACATTGTTCACGC from Spirochaetota bacterium includes:
- a CDS encoding cellulase family glycosylhydrolase, with the protein product MRKIILSVSLFAAIYAIAAPEPKSGDSVLSMSFNNDAERSKWSEASFATWVPEGPDGSMCLKVETPAGEAPGHHKIMMPIDLTPYRGLKILLYCKAKANNVTKPPQSYNGIKWMLHFKTPGRESYQNQGDVFGTFDWKELSFTQAIDEDIESAEVYLGLESCTGAVWFDDIRIVVLKGRPPVRPAPMADPPPMYKGHDIPRLRGAMSPNTVKDEDFRVFGSEWKANLVRYQMTRKWGAANTDLELAEYDTWIEEEMTDLDRLLNAALTWGFKVVVDLHSPPGGRLDDRSMRMFYEQRYNDHFVKVWERFAKRFKGHPAIWGYDLVNEPVETKPAPAGMDYHATQTRAAKAIRAIDANMPIIVEVLEWDSPRGFVEMMPVNVPNIVYQVHMYEPGEFTHQGIYNTTTGIVYPGMINKKMFDKEVLREILKPVRDFQLAYNAHIYVGEFSAVRWAPGAAQYLSDVIDIFEGYGWDWTYHAFREWPGWSVEHADAPVNKDVHHPAATTARKEALLSWFAKNEKPKYPDAAKWMKNVPPPADAKTETKAEPPKTVAPKTLPAGVFIDEDFDNGAPKAFAQKIYSLEQGVSGMALAIDNNDASKSKSTVALLPVDAMKGKKTVCTAKVKAENVSEPPKSHNGIKYMLVVSKSDGKKDYLQQNLPGGSFGWKDVSFTVAVPENTTKLELTLGLELVSGKAWFDNVKVAVTE
- a CDS encoding flavin reductase family protein — translated: MRSKALWKPGTLLYPLPAVMVSVGARREEYNIITVAWAGTICSDPPMCSISIRPERHSYGIISAHKAFVINLTTRALAFAADWCGVKSGRDVDKFKEMKLTPRTASAVTAPIIEESPVNIECTVTDMMKLGTHHMFIAKVAAVQVDSACINPKTGVFRFHDTAPICFSHGRYYEVGKLIGQFGFSVRKKGKTERRRKG